One genomic window of Actinoplanes lobatus includes the following:
- a CDS encoding AMP-binding protein, with protein sequence MNLLHPDARVVDAATGETLTPAMIDAFSAPGEPGPVFMGMPTTVPAVARYLAALRLGRPVLLLDPETDQTPLRDRYTTTDVHPDLALLLTTSGSTGDPKLVRLSRSAVLANAEQVAESLGVTGDDVAITTLPLFYSYGLSVLHSHLLRGATVVLDRTGIMRRDFWTAVDEHRVTSMAFVPSQYEMLRRLRFDPAKHPSVRTLTQAGGRLRTDLVADFAGRMDAVGGRMFVMYGQTEAAPRMACLPPSHLAGKPGSVGRAMPGGAFTIEDGEVVYRGPNVMMGYAETAADLARGDDQGGVLRTGDLGRLDDEGFLYITGRLKRMGKVFGVRINLDDVERQFPVAAVAGDDRVHVFAEGLSADEVRALRTKIAEWLGAHFTGVDVRTVEVLPLLPNGKTDYRALEASL encoded by the coding sequence GTGAACCTGCTCCACCCCGACGCCCGGGTCGTCGACGCGGCCACCGGCGAGACGCTGACCCCGGCCATGATCGACGCCTTTTCGGCGCCCGGCGAGCCCGGACCGGTCTTCATGGGCATGCCGACGACGGTTCCGGCGGTCGCCCGCTACCTGGCGGCGCTGCGGCTGGGCCGGCCGGTCCTGCTGCTCGACCCGGAGACCGACCAGACCCCGCTGCGCGATCGGTACACCACCACCGACGTGCACCCCGACCTGGCGCTGCTGCTCACCACCAGCGGATCCACCGGCGACCCGAAACTCGTCCGGCTCTCCCGCTCGGCGGTGCTGGCCAACGCCGAACAGGTCGCCGAGAGCCTCGGCGTCACCGGGGACGACGTCGCGATCACCACGCTGCCGCTCTTCTATTCGTACGGGCTGTCGGTTCTGCACTCGCACCTGCTGCGCGGGGCGACCGTGGTGCTGGACCGGACCGGGATCATGCGCAGGGACTTCTGGACCGCGGTGGACGAGCACCGGGTCACCTCGATGGCGTTCGTCCCGTCCCAGTACGAGATGCTGCGGCGGCTGCGTTTCGACCCGGCGAAGCACCCGTCCGTGCGTACCCTCACGCAGGCCGGCGGCCGGTTGCGGACCGACCTGGTCGCCGATTTCGCGGGCCGGATGGACGCCGTCGGCGGCCGGATGTTCGTCATGTACGGGCAGACCGAGGCCGCGCCCCGGATGGCCTGCCTGCCGCCGTCGCACCTCGCCGGGAAACCCGGCTCGGTCGGCCGGGCGATGCCCGGCGGCGCCTTCACCATCGAGGACGGCGAGGTCGTCTACCGCGGGCCCAACGTCATGATGGGGTACGCGGAGACCGCCGCCGATCTGGCCCGGGGCGACGACCAGGGCGGCGTCCTGCGCACCGGGGATCTGGGCCGTCTCGACGACGAGGGCTTCCTGTACATCACCGGCCGGCTCAAGCGGATGGGCAAGGTCTTCGGCGTCCGGATCAACCTGGACGACGTGGAGCGGCAGTTCCCGGTCGCGGCGGTGGCCGGGGACGACAGGGTCCACGTCTTCGCCGAGGGGCTCTCCGCGGACGAGGTCCGGGCGCTGCGCACCAAGATCGCCGAATGGCTCGGGGCGCACTTCACCGGCGTCGACGTGCGCACGGTCGAGGTGCTGCCGCTGCTGCCCAACGGCAAGACCGACTACCGGGCGCTGGAGGCGTCGCTGTGA
- a CDS encoding LuxE/PaaK family acyltransferase, whose amino-acid sequence MSVFTLPQADREKRLLPELEELVAHHRRHCEPYDRILAASGFSSAASVADLPWLPVRLFKTLELKSIPDDEVFKVLTSSGTTGDVSRIYLDKAAAAAQTRQLGATLQTVLGPKRLPMLIVDTRSILKDRRSFSARGAGVLGMATFGRDHVWALDEQGVVDVDGIRGFLDRHGDQPFLIFGFTYLVWLHLYETALAHGLDLGNGILIHSGGWKKLVDQAVSPEEFRERLGRAGLTRIHNFYGMVEQIGTIFLEGPDGGSLYCPDFADVVVRDPETWAELPPGEPGLLEVVSTLPTSYPGHVLLTEDLGVVHGIDDGTWPGKRFSVLGRLPRAEARGCSDTYRSAA is encoded by the coding sequence GTGAGTGTCTTCACCCTGCCGCAGGCCGACCGGGAGAAGCGTCTTCTTCCCGAGTTGGAGGAACTGGTGGCGCATCACCGTCGCCACTGCGAGCCCTACGACCGGATCCTGGCGGCCAGCGGCTTTTCGTCCGCCGCTTCGGTGGCTGATCTTCCCTGGCTGCCCGTCCGGCTCTTCAAGACCCTGGAGCTGAAGAGCATCCCGGACGACGAGGTCTTCAAGGTGCTCACCTCCAGCGGGACCACAGGCGACGTCAGCCGGATCTATCTGGACAAGGCCGCTGCCGCGGCCCAGACCCGGCAGCTCGGCGCCACCCTCCAGACCGTGCTCGGCCCGAAACGCCTGCCGATGCTGATCGTCGACACCAGATCGATCCTCAAGGACCGCCGCTCGTTCAGCGCCCGCGGCGCCGGAGTGCTCGGCATGGCCACCTTCGGGCGCGACCACGTCTGGGCGCTCGACGAGCAGGGCGTGGTCGACGTCGACGGCATCCGCGGCTTCCTCGACCGGCACGGTGACCAGCCGTTCCTGATCTTCGGGTTCACCTACCTGGTCTGGCTGCACCTCTACGAGACCGCGCTGGCGCACGGGCTGGACCTGGGCAACGGTATACTGATCCACTCCGGTGGATGGAAGAAGCTGGTCGATCAGGCCGTCTCGCCGGAGGAGTTCCGCGAAAGGCTGGGCCGGGCCGGACTCACCCGGATCCACAACTTCTACGGCATGGTCGAGCAGATCGGGACGATCTTTCTTGAAGGCCCGGACGGTGGTTCGCTGTATTGCCCCGACTTCGCGGACGTCGTGGTTCGCGACCCGGAGACCTGGGCGGAGCTCCCGCCCGGTGAACCGGGCCTCCTGGAGGTCGTGAGCACCCTTCCCACGTCGTACCCGGGGCACGTGCTGCTCACCGAGGACCTCGGCGTGGTGCACGGCATCGACGACGGCACCTGGCCCGGCAAGCGGTTCTCGGTGCTCGGCCGGCTGCCGCGCGCCGAGGCCCGGGGCTGCTCGGACACGTATCGGAGCGCGGCATGA
- a CDS encoding acyl-CoA reductase: MRFRFGAEGDLTAPSEDRLTVGDPRVVDFLAALARRLLAPAVARRFPELGSLGYFLRPAELTRAVAAMQRTDALVFPRGNVFHLPPANVDTIFVYSWALSALAGNHNVVRISSRSAGAAEAILEALNAVDGDPVIGRTQRMVTYGYDDAITAALSRWCDLRVVWGGDTAVDTIRRHPLRPSARDLTFPDRTSWAVLSVPGWRAADPAARRAAVTGFANDAYWFDQAACSSPRTVFLVGDGDPAEVRAEFLELLLDAVGRRGWTVDAAMAVEKRVNAYGLAATGAATALDLSDNRVTAVTLAGADRAPRRWIGAGAFPFARVDSLSDLVPAMNRQDQTVSHFGFTPAELHAFAAELGGRGVDRIVPFGSALTFGAVWDGYHLPSEFTRLTVIQP; this comes from the coding sequence ATGAGGTTCAGGTTCGGGGCCGAGGGCGACCTCACCGCCCCCTCGGAGGACCGGCTCACCGTCGGCGACCCGCGCGTCGTCGACTTCCTCGCGGCGCTGGCCCGGCGGCTGCTCGCCCCGGCCGTGGCCCGGCGCTTCCCGGAGCTCGGGTCGCTCGGCTACTTCCTGCGCCCGGCCGAACTGACCCGCGCGGTCGCCGCCATGCAGCGCACGGACGCCCTGGTCTTCCCCCGGGGCAACGTCTTCCATCTGCCCCCGGCCAACGTGGACACCATCTTCGTCTACTCGTGGGCGCTGTCGGCGCTGGCCGGCAACCACAACGTGGTCCGGATCTCGTCACGCTCGGCGGGCGCGGCCGAGGCCATCCTGGAGGCGCTCAACGCGGTCGACGGCGACCCGGTGATCGGGCGGACCCAGCGGATGGTCACCTACGGGTACGACGACGCGATCACGGCCGCCCTCAGCCGGTGGTGCGACCTGCGGGTCGTCTGGGGTGGGGACACCGCGGTGGACACCATCCGCAGGCACCCGCTGCGGCCGTCGGCGCGGGACCTGACCTTCCCGGACCGGACATCCTGGGCGGTGCTGTCGGTGCCCGGCTGGCGGGCCGCCGACCCGGCCGCCCGGCGGGCCGCGGTGACCGGGTTCGCCAACGACGCGTACTGGTTCGACCAGGCCGCCTGTTCGTCGCCGCGGACCGTGTTCCTGGTCGGCGACGGGGATCCGGCCGAGGTCCGGGCCGAGTTCCTGGAGCTGCTGCTCGACGCGGTGGGCAGGCGCGGCTGGACGGTCGACGCGGCGATGGCGGTGGAGAAGCGGGTCAACGCGTACGGGCTGGCCGCCACCGGCGCCGCCACCGCGCTGGACCTCTCGGACAACCGGGTGACCGCGGTGACCCTGGCCGGCGCCGATCGGGCGCCCCGGCGCTGGATCGGTGCGGGCGCGTTCCCGTTCGCCCGGGTGGACTCGCTGTCCGACCTGGTGCCGGCGATGAACCGGCAGGACCAGACGGTCAGCCACTTCGGGTTCACCCCGGCTGAGCTGCACGCCTTCGCGGCCGAACTGGGCGGCCGCGGGGTGGACCGGATCGTGCCCTTCGGGTCGGCTCTGACCTTCGGCGCCGTCTGGGACGGTTACCACCTGCCGAGCGAGTTCACCCGGCTCACGGTGATCCAGCCGTAA
- a CDS encoding M1 family metallopeptidase, whose amino-acid sequence MSKIINGRLTGALAVSTAVLVGIAGSVTPASAAASATPGSAGLGDRLYPLLGNGGYDVTNYNLRLNHPAKNPAQTVNGSVTISAVATQNLSRFNLDFAGNSVGSVYVNGKAATFSRSGEELVITPSAYLPKGKGFWVTVNNFTATPVSATGDAPEGFVATKDGTVLAGQPDTSHNLFPSNDHPRDKATYTIAVTVPSGWKGVASGRHLKTTTAGGYTTSVYREAKPMASELAQIVAGDFLVYNRKAVDGVQIRDVVPRRLSSQLLTKAKAERAQLTYMTKKVGKYPFENYGSLVIDADLGFALETQTLSLYDTGLFGAPAYILNPIMVHELAHQWFGDSVAPKSWSDVWQNEGHATWYELLYAADTKTFKKYTGFADPDAYFKSVYQASDMLRAEYGPVARPKGSASVWDVFNPNVYAGGALALYALKQKIGAKKFAKLEREWVRKYRGKSASTQDFIALASKVSGQNLKPFLTRWLYGTKTPAMPGHSSWKVSSASAASTTAAADAFIVPLRQHMADHH is encoded by the coding sequence ATGTCCAAGATTATCAATGGCCGGCTGACCGGGGCGCTGGCCGTGAGCACGGCCGTTCTGGTCGGCATCGCCGGGAGTGTCACGCCCGCGTCCGCGGCCGCGAGCGCCACCCCCGGCTCGGCGGGCCTCGGCGACCGGCTCTACCCCCTGCTCGGTAACGGCGGCTACGACGTCACCAACTACAACCTGCGGCTCAACCACCCGGCGAAGAACCCGGCGCAGACCGTCAACGGCAGCGTCACGATCAGCGCGGTGGCCACCCAGAACCTGTCCCGGTTCAACCTCGACTTCGCCGGCAACAGCGTCGGCTCGGTCTACGTGAACGGCAAGGCGGCCACGTTCAGCCGGTCCGGCGAGGAGCTGGTCATCACGCCGTCGGCGTACCTGCCGAAGGGCAAGGGCTTCTGGGTCACCGTCAACAACTTCACCGCCACCCCGGTCTCGGCCACCGGCGACGCGCCGGAGGGCTTCGTCGCGACCAAGGACGGCACGGTGCTCGCCGGCCAGCCGGACACGTCGCACAACCTCTTCCCGAGCAACGACCACCCGCGGGACAAGGCGACCTACACCATCGCGGTGACCGTCCCGTCCGGCTGGAAGGGCGTGGCCAGCGGCCGCCACCTGAAGACGACCACCGCCGGCGGCTACACCACGTCGGTCTACCGCGAGGCCAAGCCGATGGCCAGCGAGCTCGCCCAGATCGTGGCCGGTGACTTCCTGGTCTACAACCGCAAGGCCGTCGACGGCGTGCAGATCCGCGACGTGGTCCCGCGCCGCCTGTCGAGCCAGCTGCTCACCAAGGCCAAGGCCGAGCGCGCCCAGCTGACCTACATGACGAAGAAGGTCGGAAAGTACCCGTTCGAGAACTACGGGTCGCTGGTCATCGACGCGGACCTCGGCTTCGCGCTGGAGACCCAGACGCTCTCGCTCTACGACACCGGCCTGTTCGGTGCCCCGGCCTACATCCTGAACCCGATCATGGTGCACGAGCTGGCGCACCAGTGGTTCGGCGACAGCGTGGCGCCGAAGTCGTGGAGTGACGTGTGGCAGAACGAGGGCCACGCCACCTGGTACGAGCTGCTCTACGCCGCCGACACGAAGACCTTCAAGAAGTACACCGGCTTCGCCGATCCGGACGCCTACTTCAAGTCGGTCTACCAGGCCAGCGACATGCTGCGCGCGGAGTACGGCCCGGTCGCCCGCCCGAAGGGCTCGGCGTCGGTGTGGGACGTCTTCAACCCCAACGTGTACGCCGGTGGCGCGCTCGCCCTCTACGCCCTCAAGCAGAAGATCGGCGCCAAGAAGTTCGCCAAGCTCGAGCGTGAGTGGGTCCGCAAGTACCGCGGCAAGTCGGCCTCGACGCAGGACTTCATCGCCCTCGCCTCGAAGGTGTCCGGCCAGAACCTCAAGCCGTTCCTGACCCGCTGGCTGTACGGCACGAAGACCCCGGCCATGCCCGGTCACAGCAGCTGGAAGGTGTCGTCGGCCTCGGCGGCGTCCACCACGGCCGCCGCTGACGCGTTCATCGTGCCGCTGCGCCAGCACATGGCGGACCACCACTGA
- a CDS encoding sensor histidine kinase yields MTTTHAGPAPAPRPTRRFLRQLGIDTQYVLVGFPLGLIALVVGITGFALGIGLVVIWVGLPIMVGTLMFARGFAITERARIAPVLGRSVPQPIYKKVRGEGLLRRTFGPLSDGQSWLDLVHAIFRFIPNTLAFCFVITWWAVAVAGLTYPLWDWALPHPPDNYELHELLGFDDSAGTRMLFNVSIGLFFTGTLYWVVRGAALLEAHFARGLLIGAWELRRQVAAAEEARDVAQRQKAAAVSAEAVALRRLERDIHDGPQQRLVRLAMDLGRAEQQFADDPERARAIVAEALTQTRETLDELRALSRGIAPPILIDRGLRAALTALAGRCTVPVDLDAPPLDRLDPAVESTAYFVVAEALTNVAKHSHANEVQVSVQRIATGLIVTVSDDGVGGASLAKGHGLAGLDDRVRAAGGVLAVDSPEGAGTRLTAALPI; encoded by the coding sequence ATGACGACCACACACGCGGGGCCGGCGCCCGCTCCCCGTCCCACCCGGCGGTTCCTGCGCCAGTTGGGGATCGACACCCAGTACGTGCTGGTCGGATTCCCCCTCGGCCTGATCGCTCTCGTCGTCGGCATCACCGGCTTCGCGCTCGGCATCGGCCTGGTGGTCATCTGGGTCGGCCTGCCGATCATGGTCGGCACGCTGATGTTCGCCCGCGGGTTCGCCATCACCGAGCGGGCCCGGATCGCCCCGGTGCTGGGCCGGAGCGTCCCGCAGCCGATCTACAAGAAGGTCCGCGGCGAGGGACTGCTGCGCCGCACCTTCGGCCCGCTCTCCGACGGGCAGTCCTGGCTCGACCTGGTGCACGCGATCTTCCGCTTCATCCCGAACACCCTGGCCTTCTGCTTCGTGATCACCTGGTGGGCGGTCGCCGTCGCCGGGCTCACCTACCCCCTGTGGGACTGGGCCCTGCCGCACCCGCCGGACAACTACGAGCTGCACGAACTCCTCGGCTTCGACGACTCCGCGGGCACCCGGATGCTCTTCAACGTGAGCATCGGCCTGTTCTTCACCGGCACGCTGTACTGGGTGGTCCGCGGCGCCGCGCTGTTGGAGGCGCACTTCGCCCGCGGTCTGCTGATCGGCGCCTGGGAGCTGCGCCGGCAGGTGGCCGCCGCCGAGGAGGCCCGCGACGTGGCGCAGCGGCAGAAGGCGGCGGCGGTCTCGGCCGAGGCGGTGGCGCTGCGCAGGCTGGAGCGCGACATCCACGACGGCCCGCAGCAGCGGCTGGTCCGCCTCGCCATGGACCTGGGCCGGGCCGAGCAGCAGTTCGCCGACGACCCGGAGCGGGCCCGCGCCATCGTGGCCGAGGCCCTGACCCAGACCCGGGAGACGCTCGACGAGCTGCGTGCCCTGTCCCGCGGCATCGCCCCGCCGATCCTGATCGACCGGGGCCTGCGGGCGGCGCTGACCGCACTGGCCGGCCGGTGCACCGTCCCGGTGGACCTGGACGCGCCCCCGCTCGACCGGCTCGACCCGGCCGTCGAGTCCACCGCCTACTTCGTGGTGGCCGAGGCGCTCACCAACGTCGCCAAGCACAGCCACGCCAACGAGGTGCAGGTCAGCGTGCAGCGGATCGCCACCGGCCTGATCGTCACGGTCAGCGACGACGGCGTGGGCGGGGCGAGCCTGGCCAAGGGGCACGGCCTGGCCGGGCTGGACGACCGGGTCCGGGCCGCCGGGGGAGTGCTGGCGGTGGACAGCCCGGAGGGTGCGGGCACACGGCTCACGGCGGCCCTGCCGATCTGA
- a CDS encoding LuxR C-terminal-related transcriptional regulator yields MRVVIADDAVLLREGLIRLVEENGHTVVSAVGDGPSLVEAIKEHRPDVSIVDVRMPPSHTDEGLRAAVEARTAVPGSPILVLSQYVEVSYADDLLADRRGAVGYLLKDRVALVGDFLDALGRVAGGGTVLDPEVVAQLLVRRRRDDPMRSLTPREREVLGRMAEGMSNTAIARALVVTDGAVEKHVRNIFTKLNLHQDEEQHRRVLAVLAYLQA; encoded by the coding sequence ATGCGTGTGGTGATTGCCGACGATGCCGTGCTGTTGCGCGAGGGCCTGATCCGCCTCGTCGAGGAGAACGGTCACACCGTCGTCTCGGCCGTCGGCGACGGGCCCTCCCTGGTCGAGGCGATCAAGGAACACCGTCCGGACGTCTCCATCGTGGACGTCCGGATGCCGCCGTCGCACACCGACGAGGGGCTGCGCGCCGCCGTCGAGGCCCGGACCGCGGTGCCGGGCAGCCCGATCCTCGTGCTCTCGCAGTACGTCGAGGTCTCGTACGCCGACGATCTCCTGGCCGACCGCCGTGGCGCGGTCGGCTATCTGCTGAAGGACCGGGTCGCCCTGGTGGGCGACTTCCTCGACGCCCTGGGCCGGGTGGCCGGCGGCGGCACCGTGCTGGACCCGGAGGTGGTGGCCCAGCTGCTGGTGCGGCGCCGCCGCGACGACCCGATGCGCAGCCTCACCCCGCGCGAGCGTGAGGTGCTGGGCCGGATGGCCGAGGGCATGTCGAACACCGCGATCGCCCGCGCCCTGGTGGTCACCGACGGTGCGGTGGAGAAGCACGTCCGCAACATCTTCACGAAGCTGAACCTGCATCAGGACGAGGAGCAGCACCGGAGGGTCCTGGCGGTGCTGGCCTACCTCCAGGCGTAG